The nucleotide sequence AAAAAAAGAATATTGGGTGGCCTGCTTTGGTGCCTGCTGGGTACAACGCCTGCGTTTTCTCAGGGTAATTATCAGAAACCTGCATTGGAGCAGAAGGGGTCCTGGTCACTGATCATGGTGCCCGACCTGCAGAATTATGTAAAGTGGCAGCGGAATCAGCCATTGATAGATCTTATGATGGCATGGATTATAGATAATATTGATACCCTCAATATAAAGATGGTAATGGGGGTAGGTGACCTGGTGGAAAATGATGGAAAGATCACGAATGATTACGATGGCGACCAGACCTCGAAAAGCCAGTGGGAATATGTTTCCAGGGCTTTTGGGAAACTGGATGGGAAAGTGCCGTATATCGCAGCAACGGGTAATCATGATTATAGTATCGACCGGCAGGGTAACCGCACCTCACAATACAGCCAGTTCTTTGTTCCTGAAAAGAATCATTTGAACCAGAAATTACTGGTTCAGAATACCCGGAATGCACAGGGACAGCCCACGCTGGAAAATGCGGCGTATGAAATAAAGGGATTGAATGGTAAAGATTATCTGTTCATGACCGTGGAGGATGGTCCAAGGGATACAGTGCTCACATGGGCGAAAAATGTAACAGCGCTTTCGCAATACCAGGATCACCGGGTGATTCTGGCCACACATGAATTTTTAAATACAAAGGATAAACGTACCACCGGTGAGGTGAACTGGATCTGGTGGGAACCGTATAACGTAAATAATATGATCCAGAAGTCACCACGCATCAAATTGCCGGATGCTAATAATGGTCAGCACATCTGGGAAAAAACGGTGCAACCCTCTTCTAATATTGAGCTGGTGTTGTGTGGTCATATTTCAGGAGAAGGATACCGGAAGGACAAGAATGCTGCCGGTAAAACGGTGCATCAGCTGCTGTTTGATGCACAGTCAATGGGCGGTGGCCACCGTTATGGAAACGGGGGAGATGGCTGGTTACGTATTCTTGAATTCTTCCCGGACGGTAAAACGGTGAAAGTAAAAACGTTCTCACCGCTCTTCGGAATTTCGCCTGCTTCACAGTCCTTTGCGTGGAAAAAAGATGCCCGGAATGAATTTACATTCAGGTTTGACTGATGAAGGACGGGCTGTTCACCGACTATTATTTTAACACCCCTGTTTTCAAACTGGTTGACCAGATGAGTGGGTGTCTGGCCAACCGTTGATGAGCTGATGAAAATAAGCGGCATTGCCTCGTTTCAGCTTCTTTTCGCGAATGAGCATATCTCTTTTTGAAGGGAGTTCTTCCACGTATATCCATATCCATGGGACTTTACTTTTTGTATATAAACTCTGTCCCTGATTATGTAACTGCAAATGGGCAACAGGGTGCTGCGTAGACCCATTGTAGTAAGTGTTGTCAACAACACTCCGGATGATGTAAACATAGAAAGCCATATATTCAAAAAGGTCCACTTATGAAAGTGGACCTTTTTGCGGACCGGACGGGATAAGTCACTCGCCCATATTTCGCTGATTATCAATATAGATTCTTTTCTGGTCTACTTTTAGTCTACTTCCAAGAGCTAAATTTCACAAATCTTACCACACTTTATAACGCTTAACGTTGACATTATAAAGTTACGCTACTTTTCATTTAATCTTTTTTTAACCGTGCATTTTTTACTGGTTTTAATCGGTTTGTACCACCAGACCGCCTTTAAATAAAGTGTAGGAAACAGGCTCTTGGATTTGATTTCATATTTCAGTAAATTTATGCTGCTAATCATATTATTATTTTACCTAAAAACACTAAAAGATTATGAAGAAGGTACTTTCTATTTTCGCATTCGAACGTCCTGTAGATTACGATCACATTTCCAAATCATTTTACAAAACTCATCAACAACGGTTAGATATCCGTGAAACATGGCCGGCCAGGGCTACCCGCCGAATGTTAATAACAGATTATTGGGGCAATGCAACCATCCATTTCTTACTATTATTAGGGCTTGCAACGTTCATTACTTCATTTTTTAACAGCCAGCCAAATGTTGCTTATTTCTCAACTTCTGTATTAGCTGCTATTGTCGTAAGCATCCCTTTATTCCCGCTTCTTTATCTGCCCATTTTTAATCGCGAATTTCTCCCTAATCTGGAAACCGTAATAGCTACCTATCAAAATGAAGAACGTGCCTGGATGGCAAAATGCAAACAAGATCAGCCTGACAACAGAACATTGCTTCTTCTTTTCTATGTATTTGACAAAGCAGGCAAGGTAAACTACCTTTCTCCTAATGATAAATGCGCCGTCCTGCTCTCCAGAATCTTTGGGGTAGCTACTAAAAGTATGAGAACTGACCTTGATCTGGTATTCAAAAAGGAAAAACGTGAAAAACTGGACCCTCGGGGCCGCGTTGAGGTAGGCAAAAATTTTAATGAGGCCTTTACGATCTTAGAAACAATGCAGTTCTCAGAAGGCATAAAATTGTTAAAGGAATTAGAACAAAAATTCCTGCGACCCTAATAATTGTAAGAAAAGCATCAGAAAAGCACTTTTTAGCTAGAAACAAGTATACTTAGCCCATATTCCACTTTCCATAAAATCACTTTAGCTGATTAAATCAGTTAAAATGAAAAACAATGGAAATGGTGTGCAGTCTGCAACACCAATGCTGTTCCCCGTTGACCCGGAACAGTTCTGGCAGACATTACGCGTATTGATACGCGAGGAAATCGGACAGTTAGAAAAACGCCCCCCACCAGCTACCAGTTATAACACCTCTGGGCTGACCTACAAACCACTCTATAAAATTAGTGAGGTTTGTCATCTATTCCAGGTTACCAAGCCTACTATTTACGACTGGATCAAACATGGAAAGTTAAAGCCCTACAAAATCCGCACGAGGGTATACTTCCTTTGGAACGACATACAGCAATTGTTGCAACCAGATGTCGCTCCACCTTAAGGAATTTAGGCAACACTGCCTGATAATCAACTTTTCAATTCACAAGACAATTCAAAAAGAGGCTTTATCCACTAATTTGAGTAAATTTGGATGTATCGGAAATGAGCAACAGCAGCATTAGTAAAAAGGAAGTGTACCTTGTACGCTGGAAGCAACAAAAAAATCATGTCGAAATTTTCGACAGCTTGGAAGTTTTTGCAGCCAGCTACCCGAGATATGACTTGTCAGTACTGACGGATGCTCTTGCTTTTGGGAAAACCGTTTTTGAAGATGAAGCAGTTTATATCGAAAAAAAAGCGATCGTATCTGCTCCTAAACCGGATTTTCCGCGTATGTTTTTTTGGGAATTTAATTACGACAGGATCGACTGGATGGCAAACGCCAGCACTGTAATACAACGGGTGCTTGAACGCGGGTCTGCCAAACACTGGGATGAACTTGTCCGCTATTATAGTAAAGACACCATTATTAATTTCCTGAAGGAACGCATCACCTTTTTGCCAGATGAGTGCATAGATGAAGCTTCTTTATTCTTTAACCTGAATAAAGAGGACATGCTATGTTACAAACGCAAACTGTCTCAGAAAATACCCTGGCTTTAATCAAACGGCTGATGGCCGATCCCCAACTTAATGATTTTTTGTTGGTAGGCGGTACGGCACTTGCGCTTACGATTGGCCACCGCTTGTCGGTTGATATCGATTTATTTGCTTTCGATTCATTTGATGCAGCCTTAATCGCTAATCACCTAAAATCAGTATACCGTGCAGAGGAAGTGAAACCGCGGGAAAGTAGCCTGATTTGTTTTATTGACCAGGTCAAACTAGATCTTATTACCCATCCTTATCCTGAAGTATCTCCCCATAATCAAATAGACGGCATTAGAATAATGTCACTATCAGATATTGCTGCAATGAAACTTCACGCTATCGTTCGAAGTGGAAGCCGATTAAAAGATTTTGTAGATATCTGTTTTTTGCTGGAGAAAATGCCGCTGGCAGAAATGTATGCCGCATACGAAGAAAAATATTCTCCGCATTCCAGGGCGGCTGTGGCACGCATGGCCCTAACAGATACATCTGGCGTCAATTTAAATGATGAAATACAGCTATCCTATTTGCCATTCAATTGGGAAGCAACCAAACAGCGACTGCAAGAGGCACTCGAATTTACTCAAAAGATCTTCCCTGCCATGAAGCAAAATCGTTTCCGAAACGATCCACCCGAAAGGAAAAGAGGCTTCCGTATGTAGCTACCGTTTGGGATTTTCTCACAATTAACATCCCTCGATTCCCCTTTTTTAATAATAAAAGCGCTAAAAATATGACAAGTAATAACTGGGAAACTGTTAAGCAAATCGATCTTTTAGACTACCTGGCTTCCCTGGGCCATCACCCGGACAAAAAAATGAGTCGCAATCAACAGTATTGGTATCTGTCACCGCTGCCCGGTAGAAATGAAAATACGCCATCCTTTAAGGTAGATCGGCAAAAAAACCTGTGGTACGATCATGGGCTTGGAAAAGGCGGCAGTGTGATTGACTTGTGTATGTTGTATCACGATTGCAGTATGCCGGAGGCATTGGACAAATTAGAACAGTTTCTTTCTTTTCACCGGGGCTCCTTACAGGCCTTTCCACTGTTCAGCGCTACGCCATCTCCCGATGAAAAGAAAAAGATCAAGATTGTGACAACCGGCCCTATACAGTCCCCTGCACTTATCAGTTATCTGGAACAACGAAAAATACCGTTATCCATTGCGCAGGCCTATTGCAAGGAGATACAGTATGACCTGGGTAATAAAAAATTTTATGCCATTGGGTTCCCTAATAATGCAGGCGGATATGAATTACGGAACGCTCATTTTAAAGGCAGCGCTGCGCCGAAGGACATTACCTTTTTTGACAATGGCAAAAATGATCTTTACGTATTTGAGGGCTTCTTTAATTTTTTGTCGTTTGCGGTAATCCGCCCTCAAACCAGTTCAGGGTTCACAAATTGCCTGGTACTTAATTCCCTTGCCTTTTTTGAAAAAAGCCGCTCCCTGATGGAGCAGCATAATAAAATATTCCTGTTCTTGGACAGGGACCTATCTGGCAGACAAAGCACCCAAAAGGCACTTTCCTGGAATCAGGAAATGGGGTCGGCAAAATATACGGATGCAAGTGATCTATACAAGTCCCTCGACGACCTGAATGCCTGGCTGATAGCCGGAGCCGGACAGCAGGAACAACAAAGACAGACAAGAGGCCGGGGAATTTGATTTTATTCCTTTACCCAACATGAATTTTATAATCAAAAAATTAAAAAATGCAGCAATTTCAATTTAATATCCAGGCCAAGGGTGGCGCTGGCAAATCAATGCTCACATATCTGCAAGCCTTAAAAGAGCAAAGTAATGACCGATGTTATTTTGTAGATTTTGATAGCTCTGTAAAATCCAGCCTTCAACAGCTGCGGTTTCTCCAGGGAAAAATACCCTCCCGGTTTGCAACAATGAGCCTGCTGGACAGCCGGGAGAAACTGGATCGTCAGCTGTTGTTTGAAAATTTATACGAACTGTCACAGAAGGATTACGACTGCTTTTACCTGGATTTCGGCGCTCCGGAGAGTGATCAGCTCCCCTCTTTGTTTTATAAAGATTATACTATTGAAGAATTTAAAGACGTGCAGGATGAATTGAATGCTCAATTTATTTTCAATGTCGTTATTGCCGGGGGCAGCGCCTATGAACCTTGCACGCATTACCTCCAAAAAATCGTTTTACTGAATAGAGGTCTTTTTGAAGTGAACCTGTATATCAATGAAAGCAGTTTTGCGGGAACACCCGGGCTGATAAAGGAGCTAATAGCTTTTAGCGCAGCGAAAGAAAACAATGTAAGCGTTGTTAAATTATATGGAGACTTTGATATCACCACAGCTCCGCACCGGAGCATTCTTCAGAAGATCAGCGAAGGCAAAGGAATGGAAGCTTTCCAGTTTATTGAAAAGATAAAAATGCTGAAAGAATTATCAAAAATTTGATCATGCCAGAGTCCCCGATTGATTTAAAGAAACTCCGGTTGCAGATTGCACTTAAGTATGGCGTTGAGCTGGATGAAACTGCCCTTACTATTCTTGTTGTTCTGCTCCTGGAAATGAAGACCCAGTTTGTAGTGATGAAAAAGACGCAGGGGGAAATAGTAACGGAAGTACAGCAATCAAAGAAAGCGTTACAGGTAGACCAGCATCATCCCCGGTGGCAGGCATTCTGGCACGGCATGGGCCAGTGGGGATTGGGCCTTTGCCTTGTGGTAATAGCGGCGATGCTTGTTTACTTCACCAGCCTAAACAACGATAAAAAGCAGCTGGAAACCCAGCAAGCTCTTATTTGGTACAAGGAGCATTACGAAGCAGTGCAAAAGGTAATTGACAAGTCGGGTATTCGCACCATCGAAAAGAAACCCAGAAAGCGAATTAAATAGCTAAACGTATGTACAAAGAATTCATAAGAAAAGATTTGCTGGATAATGGGTATGGTGTGTACCGGAAAATATTGGAAATGTACCGGGAACAAATGGCATTCCTGGAAACGCCTGCCCGCTTTCGCCGGTGGCTTGCAGGGGAATTAGACGTTCCCCTGGAGAAAATAAATCTGAGTAGCCTTAACTCTGCGCTGCAACAGCAACGGAAGAAGGATAAGGAAAAAATTCAAAGCAGATCAATAACAGCTCATGCTCAGGTGGAACCTGTAAATAATAAAGCGGAGGCATTTCCTTTTTCCAAACCCAGTTCAACCGACAAAAAACAGCCAAGGATCAATGAACTATAAAACGCCCATAGATAAGCGTAGCTCAATTTCCTTTCACAGTATATAAGCGTTGATGCACCAGCAATAGGTCTGGATGGGCTTCAACACATTTAATTAAGATCATTCGCGTTTAATCCTACGGATCTAAGCCTGTTTGATCCAATTATGAATAATGATTTTTCGGGAGCCAGCTATGTTCTCGTGGGCTCGTAACCTCGCCCACTTCGAACAGCTGGCCCATTCATGCCGCTTTGGGGCGGCATTCATGGGGGCGCAAAGTGCGGTTGTCACCTTCTAAAATTAATATTAATGAATACACCAAATGAAAAAAACAAAGGCGGTAGGCCAAAGAAATCAGTTAAACGCAGCTACCGTTTGCGGGTGGCTTGTACCGCACTGGAGCGGGAAATAATTGAAGCAAAAGCCAAACAAGTACAGCTCACTGTTTCAGAATTTTTACGGGAGGCGACTTTTAACAGTCATATTGACACCCGGCAGAAAGCGTTGCCCGCAGCCGTTTTGGAGTTCACCGGGCAGTTGAATCACCTGGCAGCTAATGTTAATTCACTGGCCTATAAAAACAACGCCGCCCAGGCATTTAACGCTTTTGAGCGCACAGAATTAAGGCAACTGGCTGAACAACTAAAGGAGTTGGCAGAGGCAATTAAAAACAGATTGAGATGATCGGTAAGGTTATTACTGGAAAAGGTTTTAGTGGGTGTATCGGCTATTGCCTTGAAGACAAAAAAATGAAGGAAGATCCAGATCAGACCATTATAGAAAACCGGGCAGAGATTTTACTCTTCAATAAATGTTTTGGCAACAGGAAAGAACTGGCGCAGCAGTTCCGCGAAGTGCGGAAATTGAACCCAAAGCAATCCAAACCAGTTTTCCATTTAGTCTTGAGTATGGCACCCGGAGAGCATTTGTCAAGGTCACAACTCATCCAGATTGCCCAGGATTGTGCAAAGGAATTTGGTTTTGCAGATAACCAATTCTTAGCGGTAGAACATAAGGACACCCTGCACCAGCATATTCATATTGTGGCCAACCGGATTGGTTATAGCGGCAAAACCAATGTGTCGGACAGCAACAGTTATAAGCGCATGGCGGAATTCTGCCGGAAAATGGAGCAAAAATTTAAGCTGCAACAGGTATTAAGCCCCCGGCGTTTTTTATCAAAAGACCAGCAATTACTACCCAGGAATGACCAGCGAAGGGATCATATTAAAGCACAGTTACGGCAAATATTGCATTCATCAAAAACTATGGAAAGCTTTCAGCAGAAAGTAAGGGAGCAAGGTTTTGAAATTATTAAAGGCCGGGGTATTTCTTTTGTTGATAAAGACGGCGTTAAAATAAAAGGCAGCGATATGGGGCTTTCTTTAAGTACCATTGAGAAAATATTGCAGAAAAACCAATCTCCATACATCACTCAGACCCGGTCAGAAGGAAAGAAAGAAAGCCCGGAAAACGGGCGCTCAAGTATCTGGCGACTTACCGTGCCTTTTTCACCATACAAGAGAAATCCGCAGGAAAGCGATTTTATTAGCACATTTATACAATCGATAAAACATGCAGCAGAAAATGCCGCCGATCTGGTAGCCGATTTATATAAAGTACAATATCCATCACCAGAGGACTATGCTACATCACAAATAGAGCGGGAATACTACCGGAACATTAGAAAAAAGAAAAAAAGAGGCTACCGGCTATAGGTCTATTGCATTATAAAACAAGCCCAAGGGGCTTCAATCTGAAGCCAGGAAAATACAGAAAGCAGCGAGCCATTGATGAAGATTCATATTATACTGAGAGTGTGTGCGAAGAACAACAGTACTATTCTTCGCGTTTTTTGCGTATAAAAATTGCTAATGCGGAGAATATTTGATATATTCATTGCATAAAATGCGTAGAATGTATATCTATCAATTAACCCAATGGCCTCATTTTCAATGGAACACGGAAGAAATAGCTTCCTTGCTGGCAGGCGTACGTCATCAACAGGGCCGGCTATTGGGGCGAATGGAAAACCTGGGGTTTAACCTGCGGGAGGAAGCTACCTTGCAAACCCTTACTTTGGATGTGCTCAAATCCAGTGAAATAGAGGGTGAGCTATTAGATGCCGAACAAGTCCGCTCTTCTGTAGCCCGGCATTTGGGAATGGATATAGCCGGTTTAGTTCCTGCCGATCGTAACGTGGAGGGCGTTGTGGAAATGATGCTGGATGCTACCCAGCAATATCAGGTGTTACTTATTGAAGACCGTCTTTTTGGCTGGCAGGCTTCTTTGTTTCCGGCAGGGCGCAGTGGTATGCACCGGATCGTAACCGGCCAATGGCGGGATAACCTGCCTGATGATCCTATGCAGGTTGTATCCGGCCCTATGGGACGGGAGACCGTGCATTTCCAGGCACCGGATGCAGACCAGGTTCCGGCTGAAATGAAAGCTTTCCTGGATTGGTTTAATGCTCCGGATAAAACAGACCCGGTATTAAGGGCTGCTATTGCCCATTTATGGTTTGTGACGATACACCCGTTTGATGATGGTAATGGCCGTATCGCCCGGGCTATAACAGATATGCAGCTGGCCCGTGCAGATGAAACGCGCCAGCGGTTTTACAGCATGTCTACCCAGATCCGGGCTGAGCGTAAAGCCTATTATGATATACTGGAGGCAACCCAAAAAGGCCGGATGGATATAACCCCATGGATCCATTGGTTCCTGGGCTGCTTGGAACGATCCATAGAGGCAGCAGGCACTACGCTAGCCGGGGTAATGAAGAAGGCTGCCTTTTGGAAACAGCCGGCTACGCATACTTTAAACGACCGGCAAAAGCTGATGCTGAATAAATTGCTGGATGGGTTTGCCGGTAAGCTCACCTCCTCCAAATGGGCAAAGATTGCCAAAACCTCCCAAGACACAGCTATACGGGATATCCAGGACCTGATAAACCGGCAACTGTTGGTGAAAGAGCCTGCAGGAGGAAGAAGCACCAGCTACCTGTTAAATGATGCTTTGCTTTAAAAGAACCGTTTTTTGTTCAAGTGGTGGAATCAAAAGTTTTAACGACCTGTGTATAACTTGCACTATCCGTTTTTAATAAAACTAAGTATTTTAGTAGTGTTATTATTTTCAACCAGTTAGCTTGCAATATTTAAAAGTTCTCTAAATGTGAACTTTTAAATAAAAAAACGTAATTTTGCTATGAAAGTTCACCTGATAAGAAAAGAAACCATAGAGGATTTTGTAAGACACAATGCACAAAGCAGGGCCTCATTTGCAGAATGGCTTATAAAAGTAAAGTATGGAGATTGGGACAGTCCGGCGGATATTTCAGCCACATTTCCCAGTGCTGATTTGCTGGGCAATGGCAGCAACAGAGTGGTATTTGATATTGGCGGTAATAAATACAGGATGATTGGCAAATATGCTTTTGGAGATAAACAAATGCATTTATTCATTTGCTGGATTGGCACGCATGCACAGTATGATAAGTTATGTGCAAATGATGAACAATACACAAGAAACGATTATTAAAGAAAAGCAATTATGGCAGCATTAAAATATAAGGTAATTACTAGTAAAGCCCAGTACCGGGATTATTGTAACGCATTGGAGCAATTGTTGTTTTCCGGCAATAAAGATAGGGATACAAAAGATGAAATTGCATTGCTTACCCTGCTTATTGAAAAATGGGATGAGGTGCATAATACTTTTGAAGACTTAGACCCTATACAACTTTTGCAATCTCTTATGAAAGAACATGATCTTAAGGCCAAAGACCTGGTGCCCGTTTTAAATATGAGCAAAGGATATATTTCGGATATCCTGAACTATAAAAAAGGGCTTTCAAAAGAAGTGATCCGCAAGCTGGCCACCCATTTTAAAATTTCACAGGAGGCGCTTAATCGTCCCTATAAATTAACGGTGCCGGAAAATGCACATTTAAGAAATGCAAGTGTAATGAACACTAAGAAAGAATTGGCGTATGTTTAAATTTTATATATTCTAAATTAACTGCAATGTTTGTAACCCTAACTGCTGATGATCTATATATTGCTCGAAAGCTATTTCAATTGGAGATTTACAAAAGAAATGGGCAAAGTTATGAAGACTTCTTCTCAAAAATAATGCGGCTGCATAATATTGATTTCATTCAGATTAAACCACAGGGACAATTTGGTGATAGAAAAAATGATGGATTTATCAAATCGACGGGGCAGTATTATCAAGTATATGCTCCGGAAAATCTTTCACACAAAGAAAAGGATACGATTGAAAAGCTTGTGACCGATTTCAATGGTCTATATGCATATTGGAATGCCACAGTAACGCCAATTTTAGAATTTAATTTTGTATTAAATGATAAATATCAAGGTACATATCCCTCCTTACATCCGGAGTTGACAAAAATAGAAGGAAATCATGCCGGCGTAAAATGCAAGCCATTTTTAAGTCAACATTTGGAAGATATCTTTTTAAAATTACCGCACAGTAATATTGAAGATGTACTTGGTAAAATCCCCACAGCAGAAGATATAAGCTTAAATGTATCAAATCTTAATGAAGTTATCGAGTATTTAATAAGTTTAAAAGATGGCGCATCACCCGAGAATTTCCCAGTAAATCCTGATTTTGAAGAAAAAATAGTATTTAATTCCTTGAGCTCACCGGCAGCAACATTTCTGCGCTATGGTTCTTATCAAGATGGAGCTCTTAAAGATTTTTTTAAAGTGAACAGCACCTTTGCTAAGGATGATCTCAAGAATACATTTTCGAAATTATATAAAGACGCTGTACAGGAAATCCCAGATTCAGATAGTAAAAATGATTTGGTTTTTTTTGATATTGCAAAAAAGGCTTATCCTAAACAAGGGAAGGTTTATCAGGACGCTGTGTTTGTTCTAATGGCTTACTTTTTTAGCTATTGTGATATTTTTGAAGAGCCCCCTCTAAAACAACAACAAACTTTGTTTCAATGATTCTACCATCAAAGCACATTAGAATATCTGAATCTTTAATTGGACTGGGAGCATATCTTTTGAAATACCTAAATGATGGGCCTAAGTCGGTTGATCAGCTTTGGTTTAAAGTCGGCAAACAAAATGAAACAAAAAAAGCGTTTTCGTATCATGGTTTTGACAATGTTGTTTTAGCTTTAAATTATTTATTTATTATTGGAGCTATTGATATTAATTCTGAAGGACTAATTTATAATGCGGTTAATAAAACTATCAGCAAATAATCCCGGATTCAAAACAATTGAATTTAACAGGATAGGCCTTTCCCTTATTGTGGGGAAAAGGCATAACAATGACTATACAAAAAATAAAAAGGACACTTACAATAGCGTTGGGAAATCATTATCTATTGCCTTAATTAATTTTTGCTTGGGCTCACAAAGGAACCCTGAGTTTGAAGCAAAGCTAAATGACTGGGAGTTTACATTGCAGTTCGAGCTTAGCGATATTTTATTTACTGCTACGCGTAAGTGTAGTAATCAAGGAGCAATTTATCTAAATAATGAAGAAAAAACGCTCAAAGAATATACAGATTTTCTTTCTTCAAGGGTTTTCGAAATTCCAGAAAATACAAAGTATCTGACTTTTCGTTCATTGTTGCCGCGTTTTCTTCGTCCCCGAAAAGCTAGCTATAATTCCTTCGACAATTTTATCCCTGAAGAGCAAGAATTTCAACGCACCATTAACAATGCCTTCCTTTTGGGACTCGATGTTTCACTTGTCTTGAAGAAATTTAACTTAAAAGATGAGTTTGATAAGATTGAAGACATGCGAAAGGCATT is from Niabella beijingensis and encodes:
- a CDS encoding ABC-three component system middle component 6, yielding MILPSKHIRISESLIGLGAYLLKYLNDGPKSVDQLWFKVGKQNETKKAFSYHGFDNVVLALNYLFIIGAIDINSEGLIYNAVNKTISK